A portion of the Intestinibacillus sp. Marseille-P6563 genome contains these proteins:
- the clpP gene encoding ATP-dependent Clp endopeptidase proteolytic subunit ClpP: protein MSLVPMVIEPTNRGGERSYDIYSRLLNDRIIFLSEEVNDVTASLVVAQLLYLEAQDPDKDISFYINSPGGSVTAGMAIYDTMNYIKCDVSTICIGMAASMGAFLLAAGAKGKRYALPNAEIMIHQPSAGTQGQITDMAIHLKRLETIKKRMNHILAENTGKPVDIVTADTERDNFMSAQEALEYGLIDKVFEKR, encoded by the coding sequence ATGAGTTTGGTACCTATGGTCATTGAGCCGACCAACCGTGGCGGCGAACGATCCTATGACATTTATTCGCGGCTTTTGAATGACCGCATCATCTTCCTGTCGGAAGAGGTCAATGATGTGACGGCTTCTCTGGTCGTGGCACAGCTTCTGTATCTGGAAGCACAGGACCCGGATAAGGACATTTCGTTCTATATCAACAGCCCGGGTGGTTCGGTCACCGCTGGTATGGCCATCTATGACACCATGAACTATATCAAGTGCGATGTTTCCACCATCTGCATTGGTATGGCGGCTTCGATGGGCGCATTCCTGCTCGCAGCAGGCGCCAAGGGCAAGCGGTATGCGCTGCCCAATGCCGAGATCATGATCCATCAGCCGTCGGCTGGCACCCAGGGTCAGATCACCGATATGGCAATCCACCTCAAGCGACTGGAAACCATCAAAAAGCGCATGAACCACATTTTAGCCGAAAACACCGGTAAGCCGGTCGATATCGTGACCGCGGACACCGAGCGTGACAATTTCATGAGCGCACAGGAAGCGCTCGAATACGGCCTGATCGATAAGGTATTTGAAAAACGGTAA
- a CDS encoding metallophosphoesterase → MALYTLADLHLACAVDKPMDIFGGRWQDYMDKIQAHWSAVVTPEDTVVIGGDVSWGIDFKESKADFAYLDRLPGRKIILKGNHDLWWNTMTKMRRFVEENGFQNIEFLHNNCYVYEDIGLCGTRGWFYEEEFQQQQDEKIFRRELMRLETSLKAADALGVREKYCFLHYPPLYANFRCGEIIELLQRYGVTRCIYGHLHSASLKWAVEGVHEGIEFKLVSGDHVDFTPVLLKK, encoded by the coding sequence ATGGCGCTTTATACCCTGGCTGATCTGCACCTTGCGTGTGCGGTCGACAAACCCATGGACATTTTTGGCGGCCGCTGGCAGGATTATATGGACAAGATTCAGGCGCATTGGTCGGCTGTTGTGACACCCGAAGATACGGTCGTCATCGGCGGGGATGTGTCCTGGGGCATTGATTTTAAAGAGTCCAAGGCAGACTTTGCTTATTTGGACCGGCTGCCCGGACGTAAGATCATCCTCAAAGGCAATCATGACCTGTGGTGGAACACCATGACCAAGATGCGCCGGTTTGTCGAAGAAAACGGCTTCCAGAACATTGAGTTTCTGCACAACAACTGCTATGTTTATGAAGACATCGGCCTGTGCGGCACAAGAGGCTGGTTCTATGAAGAAGAATTTCAGCAGCAGCAGGACGAAAAGATCTTCCGGCGGGAACTGATGCGCCTGGAAACCTCGCTCAAAGCCGCCGACGCGCTGGGGGTGCGGGAGAAATATTGTTTCCTGCATTACCCGCCGCTCTATGCCAATTTCCGCTGCGGGGAGATCATCGAACTCTTGCAGCGCTATGGTGTGACCCGCTGCATTTATGGCCATCTGCATTCGGCCAGCCTGAAATGGGCGGTTGAAGGGGTGCACGAAGGCATTGAATTCAAGCTGGTTTCGGGCGACCACGTGGATTTCACCCCGGTTTTGCTAAAAAAATAA
- a CDS encoding dipeptidase has product MRYFDLHCDTLYECYETGKNLRENDLMIDRAKVSGYNHYAQFFALFCGARAPDGVKRARSLFDLPEEDRLDALLSEAKRQFRDNADWLTLCFDSEEFDLARNKGKAAAFLSIEGAELMPTEAHVQRAYDAGVRLVTLSWNYRNVYACGAATDNDAGLTERGRALVQDLVRRGVILDVSHLSERGFWDLCVETEAPFVASHSNSRAVCHHLRNLTDLQFSEIVRRGGLCGINLYSAFLREDGTRGTLSDALRHIEHFMEQGGESCLALGCDFDGCDSLPAEIATAGHMEALAEQMLRHNYLESTVRALFYDNADAYIHRML; this is encoded by the coding sequence TTGCGGTATTTTGATTTGCATTGCGATACCCTGTACGAATGCTATGAAACCGGAAAAAATTTGCGCGAAAACGATTTGATGATTGACCGCGCGAAAGTATCCGGGTACAATCATTATGCACAGTTTTTTGCACTGTTCTGCGGCGCCCGTGCGCCGGACGGCGTAAAACGAGCGCGTTCTCTGTTTGATTTGCCCGAAGAAGACCGGCTGGATGCGCTCCTGAGCGAAGCCAAACGGCAGTTTCGCGACAACGCCGACTGGTTGACCCTTTGCTTTGACAGCGAAGAATTTGACCTTGCCCGTAACAAAGGCAAGGCAGCGGCCTTTCTGTCCATTGAGGGAGCTGAACTGATGCCCACCGAAGCACATGTCCAGCGGGCTTACGATGCCGGGGTGCGGCTGGTAACGCTGAGCTGGAACTATCGCAACGTCTACGCCTGCGGCGCCGCAACCGACAACGATGCCGGGCTGACCGAACGCGGTCGGGCGCTGGTGCAGGACCTCGTGCGGCGGGGCGTGATTTTGGATGTATCGCATTTGTCCGAGCGTGGATTCTGGGATCTGTGCGTGGAGACCGAAGCGCCGTTTGTGGCAAGCCATTCCAACAGCCGGGCGGTATGCCATCATTTGCGCAACCTGACCGACTTGCAATTTTCCGAGATCGTTCGACGGGGCGGCCTGTGCGGCATCAATCTGTACAGCGCCTTTTTGCGGGAGGACGGCACGCGTGGTACCCTGTCTGATGCGCTGCGGCACATCGAGCATTTCATGGAGCAGGGCGGCGAAAGCTGTCTGGCGCTTGGTTGCGACTTTGATGGCTGCGACAGTCTGCCCGCCGAAATTGCAACAGCCGGACACATGGAAGCCTTAGCTGAGCAAATGCTGCGGCACAATTACTTAGAAAGCACCGTTCGCGCGTTGTTTTATGACAATGCGGACGCTTATATTCATCGAATGTTATAA
- the tig gene encoding trigger factor codes for MELKNIEKQEKSIVALTVEISAEEIEAAKEKAYKKNGKKITVPGFRKGKAPRKLIESLYGDGVFFEDALNICYPEVYEKAIAEAKIEPIAQADVEIQDMTDAGSVVLLCKVPVEPEVTLGEYKGIEAERAEVKVMAADVKAELERMAQRFARTETVERAAKKNDTVHIDFEGFLDGVAFEGGKGENHPLKLGSGTFIPGFEDQLIGCKAGDEKDVVVTFPEDYTAEDLAGKEAVFKCKVLSVQETITPAIDDEFAKDVSETAETLADLKKEVKERLTNAKNAEADREFEQNIIDKVVEGMQADIPDAMIEQQIDTIIRDFEYRLQMQRMNLEGYLKATGTDMATFRGMFREQAEKQVKGRLALKKVAELENIEITDEMLEDEFKKLAERYGMEIDQVKKAMPAEALMADLKIDRAIEVLRTNAKAVKKAEKEEASDKE; via the coding sequence ATGGAACTGAAGAATATTGAAAAGCAGGAGAAGAGCATTGTTGCTCTGACCGTTGAAATTTCCGCCGAGGAGATCGAAGCCGCGAAGGAAAAAGCATACAAGAAAAACGGCAAGAAGATCACCGTTCCGGGCTTCCGTAAGGGCAAGGCGCCCCGCAAGCTGATCGAAAGCCTGTACGGCGACGGCGTGTTCTTTGAAGACGCTCTCAACATCTGCTATCCGGAAGTTTACGAAAAGGCAATCGCAGAAGCAAAGATCGAGCCCATCGCACAGGCGGATGTCGAGATTCAGGACATGACCGATGCTGGTTCGGTTGTTCTGCTGTGCAAGGTTCCGGTAGAGCCGGAAGTAACCCTGGGCGAGTACAAGGGCATCGAGGCTGAGCGCGCAGAAGTAAAGGTTATGGCTGCGGACGTGAAGGCAGAACTCGAGCGCATGGCACAGCGTTTTGCACGCACCGAGACCGTTGAGCGTGCAGCGAAGAAAAACGATACCGTACACATTGATTTCGAAGGCTTCCTGGACGGCGTTGCTTTTGAAGGCGGCAAGGGCGAAAATCATCCGCTCAAGCTGGGCTCTGGCACCTTTATCCCGGGCTTTGAAGATCAGCTGATCGGCTGCAAGGCTGGCGACGAGAAGGACGTTGTTGTAACCTTCCCGGAAGACTACACCGCAGAAGATCTGGCTGGCAAGGAAGCTGTCTTTAAGTGCAAGGTTCTGTCGGTACAGGAGACCATCACCCCGGCAATCGACGACGAGTTTGCCAAGGACGTTTCCGAAACCGCCGAGACCCTGGCTGACCTGAAGAAGGAAGTCAAGGAGCGCCTGACCAATGCCAAGAATGCGGAAGCTGACCGCGAGTTCGAGCAGAACATCATCGACAAGGTTGTCGAAGGCATGCAGGCTGACATCCCGGATGCAATGATCGAGCAGCAGATCGACACCATCATCCGCGATTTTGAATACCGTCTGCAGATGCAGCGCATGAACCTCGAGGGCTACCTCAAGGCAACCGGCACCGACATGGCTACCTTCCGCGGCATGTTCCGTGAGCAGGCTGAGAAGCAGGTCAAGGGCCGTCTGGCACTGAAGAAGGTTGCAGAGCTGGAGAACATCGAGATCACCGACGAGATGCTGGAAGACGAGTTCAAGAAGCTGGCAGAGCGTTACGGCATGGAAATCGACCAGGTCAAGAAGGCAATGCCGGCAGAAGCTCTGATGGCAGACCTCAAGATCGACCGTGCAATCGAGGTTCTGAGAACCAACGCAAAGGCAGTCAAGAAGGCAGAGAAGGAAGAAGCTTCCGATAAGGAATAA
- the thrC gene encoding threonine synthase, producing MDYVSTRNAGLRVSAAKAIATGIAPDGGLFCPTEIPSLTKADLDALLGMDYKARAAFILGKYLTDFTAEELQDFTQKAYADEKFGGPNTAPVVDLKDGKHILELWHGPTCAFKDMALQMLPHLLTASLKKTGETRTACILVATSGDTGKAALEGFADVPGTKIMVYYPVDGVSPMQKLQMTTQKGDNVEVVAIHGNFDDAQSAVKRIFTDKATAEKMDAQGLMFSSANSINWGRLAPQIAYYVSAYCDMVNAGTIQMGDKINICVPTGNFGNILAGYFAKQMGLPVHKFICASNRNNVLTDFFKNQGTYDRNRPFYTTDSPSMDILISSNLERLLFYISGQNDKVVSDLMGQLSRDGRYSLAKELFEKIAEDFDAGYCDDVQTAETIRKLWDEEHYLADTHTAVAVRVYENYRRTTLDKTPTVIASTASPFKFCRAVVEALGGKLERDDVTQLDVLSQMTGMEAPAPLAALAGKQPRFDRVVPKEGILDTIDLLVKL from the coding sequence ATGGACTACGTAAGCACTCGCAACGCAGGCCTGCGCGTGAGCGCGGCCAAAGCCATCGCGACCGGCATTGCGCCCGACGGCGGCCTGTTTTGCCCGACCGAGATTCCCAGCCTGACCAAGGCCGATCTCGATGCCCTGCTGGGCATGGACTACAAGGCGCGCGCAGCGTTTATCCTGGGCAAGTACCTGACCGATTTTACGGCCGAGGAATTGCAGGATTTCACGCAGAAGGCCTATGCCGACGAAAAGTTCGGCGGACCGAACACCGCGCCGGTCGTAGACCTGAAGGATGGCAAGCACATTCTGGAACTGTGGCACGGCCCGACCTGCGCCTTCAAGGACATGGCGCTGCAAATGCTGCCCCATCTGCTGACCGCATCGCTCAAAAAGACCGGGGAGACCCGTACAGCCTGCATCCTGGTCGCCACTTCGGGCGACACCGGCAAGGCAGCGCTCGAAGGCTTTGCCGATGTGCCGGGCACCAAGATCATGGTCTACTATCCGGTGGACGGCGTTTCGCCCATGCAGAAGCTGCAAATGACCACCCAGAAGGGTGATAACGTCGAAGTCGTTGCCATTCACGGTAACTTTGACGACGCGCAGAGCGCAGTCAAGCGTATCTTTACCGACAAGGCGACCGCCGAAAAGATGGATGCGCAAGGCCTGATGTTCTCGTCGGCCAACTCGATCAACTGGGGCCGTCTGGCGCCGCAGATCGCATACTACGTATCGGCGTACTGCGATATGGTCAACGCAGGCACCATCCAGATGGGCGACAAAATCAACATCTGTGTGCCGACCGGCAACTTCGGCAACATCCTGGCCGGTTACTTTGCCAAGCAGATGGGCTTGCCGGTGCATAAGTTCATCTGTGCGTCCAACCGCAACAATGTCCTGACCGACTTCTTCAAGAATCAGGGTACCTATGACCGCAACCGTCCGTTCTATACGACCGATTCGCCGTCCATGGATATTCTGATTTCTTCCAATCTGGAACGTTTGCTGTTCTACATTTCCGGGCAGAATGACAAGGTAGTATCTGACCTGATGGGTCAGCTGAGCCGTGACGGCCGGTATTCGCTGGCAAAAGAGCTGTTCGAAAAGATCGCGGAAGATTTTGACGCCGGTTACTGTGACGATGTGCAGACGGCTGAAACCATCCGCAAGCTGTGGGACGAAGAGCATTATCTGGCCGATACCCATACGGCGGTTGCTGTCCGGGTATATGAAAACTACCGCCGCACGACGCTGGACAAAACGCCGACCGTGATTGCTTCTACGGCCAGCCCGTTTAAGTTCTGCCGCGCGGTCGTCGAAGCTCTGGGCGGTAAGCTCGAGCGCGACGACGTGACCCAGCTGGACGTGCTCAGCCAGATGACCGGCATGGAAGCTCCGGCGCCGCTGGCGGCTTTGGCTGGCAAGCAGCCGCGCTTTGACCGGGTTGTGCCCAAGGAAGGGATTTTGGACACCATTGACCTGTTGGTAAAACTGTAA